TCATGTATATATAAAAGAAAAGTACTATTAACTTACATatatattgttttatttatttactcaataacTTTATTTAGACAAACGGATTTTCAGAGGATCTTTATAAtatagttttaaaattcaaaactctcttaccaaaaaaaagttATCTCTAactcaataaaataaatggtctAGATAGATGTTAAGTGACCGGGTCATGGCCTTGGCAGGGCGACTATGCGAGTATTAAGTAGGTATTACTAAAGGCAAATGAGATAACTTTATGCTTGACACATATATGTGATGAATGagaagaaaataattttatctatgtacccttatttgttaaaattattttaataagtaagacACCGAATGAACAACAACAAACTTATCcttcattaattattttttatttggagaatatttatgagaatatttataaactttattttgataataattTTCTACCTGATTTCGTacaaatttatatttatattataaaagtgcatcgcacgggtactatactagtttatACTACTCTGTCCGGAGTATTATTAAACTCAACTATCTTTTGAGCCCGTTTTTTTAGTGGTTGTTCAGATgtgttttgaagttttaattagtgagtaCGTGTGATTTTATCTATGTTATTGTATATTTCCTCCGTTCTtgtttacatgacacaattgggtttttgaaactattcacacaagctcctttgactttattttgtgatttatactaaagaaaaaacatagtcgtgtgggtcttattagattcgtctcaatgactaattttaaaatataactttttataattttgtcTTATCTATGATgtaagatattaatgtttgaaatcgtgcattggcaaatgcgcctaaataattgtgtcatataaaaaagaacagaggaagtattaccATGGGTAGCTTGTTttattcatattctttgtttttatgttttttcattTAAAGTATGGTACTCAGTGAGCATTATGCACCTTTGTGCATAAACCACATACTGGGAAGGCTGCAAATGACCAAGTCGACTAGTCGATCAATTTTAACGTGTTTGCGGGAGTAGATTTAAATAAGGAGTACACTCGATGCATGCtgcaaatttcaaaaacatgtAGAACATCTATTTTAAAGATATACTTAAAAAAAGTTGTTGAAAGTATTTGTTCAATTTAGGTAGACAAACTATTCAGGATGATGGGAAACTACGatttattagttttttttttttttttttgagggaacgaTTTATTAGTTAATACACCAGGAAAATAATAGCACTAAACCAAAATCTTAGGTTTGACAAACAAGTGTGATGGCACTGCAATCGATTGGACAAACCTGCATTTCTTCTATAAACAATTCTGTTATCTACAAATTACAGcaagaaatacttgaaaatcaCTTGAACCAAGCGAAAAGGTGTGATAAGCTAAACTCTTGGATTCAATTACAATCTGAACATTGTAGTATTTGTAGAAGCTAAACTCAAGTATAGTTTGAATTGATTGAATACGAGATTCTTTTGTATCTGTAAAGTGTAAAACTATCTCATCTTCTTACGACTAACGACTGACGACTGTGCTAATCAAGTATAGTCAGGAGAATTTACATTCAACTAGTATAGTTAGTGTTGAGGAAGGGTCGGTCTTTTCTCTATTAAGTCGTATTTGAGTACAAACTTATCCTGTAAATTGCAAGTACACACATTAATTAATATTCACAGTTGTAAGTAACTGATAATGGACGACTGACACTGTGATTGAAAGAATGTACCTCTGTCCTAGTTTCCCATTCAATTGGATCGAATAAGAGGTAACATCCTATCTCGTAAACCTGATTCTTGACAAGAGGCTCCATAGTGGGAAACCTCAAGATCCATAATTTGAGGTCTTTATGATAGTGCCATCCTCTTCTGCAACTGCTAAAACAAGCTGGATTACCTTTCAGAAAACTCAGGAAACATAATAGTCACTCTGACAGCTTAAAACATTAAACCATACAGTTCATTCGCTGCATATAACTGAGCTTCATCCTTTGGCATACTGCATTAAATACCAAAAACGAAAAATATGAGTAATAAGCCAATCAGCCATGAGTTCAACATGTAAAAATTCAGCAACAAAGGAAATATCAGACTGACCCACCTGTAGAATATGTAGAACAAAACCTCCTTCCTAAACTTCGTGACGTTCTTATGCTGCACCAAGATTAAcaaaaaaacacacacacacacacaataagTCGCATGAGAAGTAGCAGGTTTTACAATGTCATACATAAATTAGttacaataataaaataaaaaaaaggaaaaaatacattttttttaaatctgATGTTGATATACTAGTAAATTATCTGTAAATCAGAACAGCCTATCTCAAATAGCAGCTCACGTTTACAGATAGAGTCGATTCCAAACAGTAACTTTCAGGTGTAACGAACTCAGGATCTGGCTCCACAGgtttgtcagaaaagggggaaCCAAACGTTTTGTGAAGGGGTTCAGAAGAGTTTACATTCAAACCCAGTGATGTCAGGTCAATTCCCGTAGCAAGCACATCAGGATCTTTCGACTTAGCGCGTTTGAACAAAGCCGACAAACTATATGGGTCATTGCTACCACTGACTGATGGCATATGCTGtggttgctgttgctgttgctgttgctgttgttgaTGAGGGCGAGGCGATGCGTATGCCCCACCTACAGTGAAATGGGAAATTTAATTAatagggacggagggaatataCAAAAAGATGATGCTTAACTTGTACAGGTCTATATTGTTTGCTTGAAAAACCAACTCCACAAATTAACTCTTTGACCAAAATTGACATTCACAAAAATGAGTCCACAGAAACCGACAGAAGATATAAACATTTCCAGTTTTGTCTGCAAATTTAAAAAACTCACCGCCTTTGTGTCCTGGTAAAGCAGGAAAATCTTCGTCCTGGATTTTGAATTCATTGTTCTGTTGACTTGTGGGGACACCAATAGCTTGTTTTCCCATTGAACCTGCCATTTTCTAGCAAGATCAAGCCAAATACCAAGCAAGAGCCAGAAAATAATTTCAAGATTCTCACACTACCTATTTGTCCCCGAGCCCCTACAGAAGAATTATCCACGTCAGAAGGTGAGTTATTGTTCGAGTTCACATCATCCAGTGTTGCCATTGAGCTCAGATTGTTAACAGCTTGGACATGGCCTTGGGATAAAGGGCCTCCACCAGAAGCATAAGAGTTTCCACGCATGGAGATTACATGTGGAGATGCTGAAAGCAGACACACAACACTCAATGTAGAGCCGTTTACTAAACACTCTCTCTCAAAACAAAATTATCAGTGTAGAGTTCCTTCATTTTTATCATCAGTTCAAAAGGTGATTCAATTATCTTAAGGAAAAATGGTCGAGAAGCTCATCAATTTGGCTACATGTAAAATGCTGAAAACATTGATAACGTACACGTTTTACTATGTCTACTCCAAAACTTTGGAACCTAAGTCAAAAGACTCAGAACATCACCAAAGAAATCATTTTATTACTTTTCAGCAAGCTTGACCATCAGAATATTAATATACTTATATCATACCATACCATACCAAAATATTATGTGTGTGCCTCTATGACCTCCAAGTAGATCCAAAGGTGGAGCACATATGACATATCATCATCACCTTTACAAATTTCATTAATAAGGAAAAAATAGAACTTCTTATAATCTATAGAACTGATGATTCCTTTTCGAGAGATGTCATTGCCAAACAGTAACCAATATTTCCAATGACGTTACTATATGTCTGTACTCAAAATAGAATCCAAAAACAGAAACAactaataaatgaaaatgagagCGGGAAGATTGTAGAAAAAGAGAGCTTGACAAGATACCAACTGGGTGTGGATTTGCAAATTTAAGCCGGAAATAATGATAAGATAGCTATTCAAGTAACATACCTTGTTGTTGAAGCCCACTACTCATTACTCTATTTGATCCTTGCAAACCTAAACTTCCATAGCCGCTATTGGAACtcacatttacaagagaagcaagACCATGCATAGATAAAGTCCCACCAGAACTCCGACCAATGTAGCCAGAACCAGAGCCGGCCACATTTCCCATTGAAGTTGTGATTTGAGAACCTGCATTTCCCATTGAAGTTGTGATTTGAGAACCTGCATTTCCCAAAAGAGGTGATACCCCAATGCCTGAAACAGCACCCCGGTTACCAATGGAACCATATGTTGGAAGAACCACAGGAATTGAAGCACCAGCAGCGATTGTGCTGCTATTGTATGCAGGGCTTCTGATATGATTTATACCTTCTCTATTAGTAACTCCAGAATGCCCATGTGAGCTACCATGAGAAATCTGCAGTGACCATTACATTCAAAGTATTCTCAGTTTGGATAATCTTCGAGTAGATTCTTATAACAGGTAGTACTactttaaggaaaaataagaaTACCTGAGAAAAAACAGAAGGTATATTATTAGATCCAACCCGTCCAGTAAGGAAGTTTCCAGTAGATTGTTGCATACTACCTGAAGGTACAACATTTATTGTTGAATTTCTTGGCAGATGTGTACCAGACATGTTCGGGACATTGTAGCTACCCTGCATGTTGTGAAGCCCTTGAGGTGTTCCTGCGTGAAGAACCAATCCAATAGTATGCATGAGTTCAGGAGAAACTTTAAAAGCTTGAAACCAGAAAACTTCACTCACCAGTGTGATGAAAACCAAGGGAGTCAGCACCAGACTGAACAGAATAAGGTGAAGGAAATGATCTTCCAGTTCTATCTGGAACGTTTGAAGCTGATCCGTCCATAGATGCCTGTAAAGAGAAGAATGCTACATTTAACAGCCCCAGCAAAACAGGGAGAAGATCACCAGGATACGCATAATTACCAATCAGCCAAATAAACAACATCTTGGGCAGCTGAGTGGGGTTGAACACAGTCTATGTGGATTAATCACCATCACATCGCAATCCACAGAAAAAGCTGCAACTAATCGTAAGTGTAGGTTTCATGCTAGATATAGACATTTTAACACAAACCTCCTAACAATGAGTGGATGAGCATTTACTACGGGTGTGTATCTATGATAAACCCAATCTGCATGAATTCATGAGAAGTCCTTATACAGAAAAGGAATAACAGAATGCACACTCCGTGTTGTCTAGTCCCATACTCCCATGGTTTCCCTTTACAATAACAGAGATATTCTCTTAATCGAATCTATTGAATTTCTTATAGCTCGGCACCCATGACTCCATGAGTCCATGACCCCATATCAAACTAAACAAGTACATTGTGAAAAGAAAAGGCGTACTTCATATCTACTTGCATTTGAAGAGGTATCCAGGTATGTCAGCATTTTCCCAAAAGTATTTTTAAAGACACAACACTGCTTAGGCAAAGAGCAATCCATCTATAAATACATTCAGAAAACCTGACATTGTGAAATTTTAGGTCAATCAGGAATCTTACCCTTGTCTATCAGCAATATATCCTCCTATAGTTATTGGTAATGGTCAGTGAGAAAAACCTCTGGATCCCTTTACCACATGATAAGAAAAACAACGTAGTAAGGGAAGAAATTGTGATGTATTATATAGCCCATAGATAAACTGCAACAAAAGAGCAACTAAATATGACATACAACACAATTTAACGCCGAACAAGGACAAGAAAACAACAATCACTACAACCCAGCATAAATCCCATTGCAAGCAGGGTCTCAAAAGTTTTATCCACACTATTGTACTCCAAGAActtgaattgaaaaaaaaaatagaggcgAAAATCACAAGAATACAGAAAAGATCCCATTGCAAGCAGGGTCTCAAAAGTTTTATCCACACTACTGTACTCCAAGAACttgaattaaaagaaaaaatatagaggCGAAAATCACAACAACCCAGCAAGGATGCCATTGCAATCAGGGTCTCAACAGTTTAAAGTTTCCACAACTCCTGCTTGACTGCCCTCAATAACTTGAATCAAACAAAACATATAATCGACGAgaaagacaacaacaacaacaacaacaatcacACAACAAACCAACATTAATCTCATATGTTTAAGATGTCCACAACTCTACGGCTCTACCCCTTAAAATTTGAATTCCGGCAACAAGCAACCCCAATAGCCAAATAACAATGAAGTTACATTGGTTTACTCTCAGCATTACAAACATTATTTCTCATCATTCAACGCTCTTTCTGCGCAAATGTGAGCAAAATTGTAGCAAAGAACTACAACACATACTACATCACTCCATCTTAGACTAACTATTACAAACAACAAGTGCCGAAAAAATACTGTCCCCAAGTTCCTCACTAATGTTTCTTTCTGATCTAGATATCAACATTTAGCGTTAAACTTCCCCAAACCCACTAAATTTCATATCACATGATACTAAAATCATACTACAAAAATCAAATGGGATTTTAGGATGGTAAAATGTATACTAAATTACAGAGAATTATATGTTAAAGAACAAATAATCGACGCAAGAAAGTACCTAGATAAACAGAAGGAGTTGCAGAGTGTGTTTCACGAACCCAGAAACCAGtaacaccaaaaacaaaatgGAAGAATCAAATCAgtaaaaacccagaaaaacaaaaacattcagAGGGAAAAGACACAATTATCAGAACTAAGGAGGAGGATTAAAGAAGAAGCAAAGATCAAAAAGAAGGTTTAATTATGAGAGTAGTATGTAAACCTGGAATTTGGAAGGAGAGAGAATCATAAAATGGCGGAGAGAGTTGCGACTTGCGAGAGAAGCAGAAAGAGTGGAGGGGTTAACGATTTTTGGACAAGTCAAGAAGATGTGGGGTCCTCTGGGGTTTAATTATAGTAGACGGTAACTTGGAAATTAAACCCACATTTTCAACATGGATTCAAGCTTGATTTTCTATGAGATGGGTTCTAGAGGTTGGTTTTGTTCATCAGTGGTCTAGTTGGGTCTAACGGTTTGGACCGTACCGAGTAATAATTTGTACGGGTCCGTTTTTCTATACCGATCAAATGTGTAAGGGTTTTTTTTCGAGTTACTTTGATCATTATCGAATTGTTGTTTGGTCGAGtcattttttatataaaaaatctTGTTTTGGACACGATTATTTCAGTTTGTAATATGGTGGGAACGGAAAGAAAAATACAATATATTTTTAGAAATTGTTAGATCGAGCAATTCCCATTGTTGTAACTGAAATTAGATTGCAATTTATAAAAGTTGCAAGCTAATAACTAGACTATTGAAGTGAAAAATGATAAATTAGCTTGAAGTTAATTTGTTTGACAAATAGCTCTCAAATACTCTGTAATATTGAGAAGTGGGACCAATTTAAATATCAACCTAGTTGCTAGCTATTAGAGTACAAAGTAGCATGATAAgttaattgtcaaattagcttgTCATTGAAGTTGTTCTAAGGTTAGATTTCCGATATGTTAAACTAATAAACTAGTACCTGTGGAGTATACAATTAGAattcgtaatttttttttgataaggtaAGAAGAATAGTACATTAGAAGCCTATCCCCACGAGGGATACTCCTAAGTAATCACTATCTAAAATGGAAAGTAAAAGGAGACCATTACACGAGTTTATACACATAGTGTTGCTAATTAGGTGACCAACATTTGTTATCCAATCTGCTGCTCGATTGACTTCTCGGTAGATATGCTTTATATCCCAATTGTCGAAGAACTTGAGAATGTCTTGTACGGAGTATATCTTGAATGACGAAATGGAGCTTCCACGGGATTCTCCAAGTTCCTTTTACTGCATTGATGACCATCAGATTGTCTCCTTCAATGTTTAGATTCTTAATGTTAAGCCTTTTTGCTTCTTGAAGTCCTTTGTGAAGCGCACATGCTTCTGCCATGAAAAGCTTGTGTAATACCTAGATTGTAAGTCTGAATGCTGATTGGGGCACCGTTGTTGTCACGAATAATGAAACCAGCAGCTGCTGAAGAAGTTTTGCAGGATCCGTCAAAATTAAGCTTGAAAAGTACCATGAGGAGAGGGGTACCATCGAACTGGAATAGGAGTATTGTGCGTAACAGTTGTGCGAGTGTGTGAAGTGAGAGGGATACCCAATTGATGCAGGTCGATATTAGTTAGATAATGCCATTCTTTGAAAGCTATACTTGATTAGAATTCGTAATTATTTAGTAAGAAAATGATCTTATACATTATGATCATTTTGTATAAGCTTTTGTATTAtgaatctatataatatactaaaagagaggaaatcaatgtggtgatgacaaatgtcactcattggtTGGCCTCTCtttcaattttaaaaaataattattagtctaaatttattttgtcttattGAGGAAGAATCAGAGAGGATATTATTGATTGCCATTATAAAACTTAAAGATTTTTTGAATTTCCGTTCTTAAAGATTCATATATTATGCTAAATAAtctttcctaaacctaaaaaaaCTGACTATATTGTTATTTAgttaaaaaatattaatgtCATTATATTATTTTGACTTAGCTATGTAAAATATATGGACATATATTTATGCACGTAATCAGAAGCTTAAGTAATTATTGCACGAATGTTTCGATTATCTAGGCTATTATATACCACGtaataaattatgaaaattaacttGCAAAGAATAAAATGCTATATGTTACTTAGTTACTTAAGCTGTGAAATTGAAAATTACAATATTggcgaatattttttttattaatggcGTTTATCATATATAATAAGATAATACAATGGTCTCCAATATAATTAATATAAGTGATACGTGTGCAGTAATCGAATTATGTCATAGTCATATATACATAGTAGATTTTTGGTGTAGTATTCGTATATGGTGAATTATGATCAATGTTAATCATCTACTATTAACCATCTAAACATGCATATTTAGGGCATTTATATGCGTAAATTTGCAATCATGACATACATTGCAATAGTATGTGTAactaagatttttttttacataagctAAGTGTGTAATTAATATCAAAttatataaaaagtaaaatatttCCTAAAATGATAATTCATATTGCCGTGAATAATCATGATCATCTTAAAGTATTCGCACGactattttctaaaatttgcTTAGCTTGCCCATATGACTATCTAAAGATATTTGAATTACTAAATACTACTTAGCTTTGTATCTACACCATTTACCAATATCACCAAATATTGacctctattctataagggaagaTGAGATGATTTGGTGTCCATGTAAAAAGATTAAAATGCAACCATTAAGTTACTAATTAAACTACGTTACCTCtattataaataagaaaatgACTTAAATTAAGTAAACAAATAAGTATGTCGACAATATAAAGAGGAAAATAATCAATAATACTTACAAAAAATCCCCCATAAAAAAATTAGAGTAATATCAAATGTTGAAATTAAATTCTTTGATTGATTTTGTCATTTTATATACCATACATTAAAGCATAGAATATGCCATTAAAATCTTAGCTCAAAAAGCAATGTACAGTCAAAAATCAACACAAATTCATGAAAATAAGGGCATAAgaataattttcatttttttattccTTTCAAATTCTACTaaatttttttatgtatttaatttaattcaaacttcttttatttcatctcaattttcacttattaatttgttaacaaAAGTTGATAAAACTAATACgtattacattttttttaattcaaaaatatggTAAAACTAATAATCTAAGAGTCAAAATTACAGTGTAAATAATTAAGGGAATAAAGTACTTAGTTTATCCCTCAAATTCTGCAATTTAGAACCAACAATAAATTTCAAAGGACATGCATTTTGTCACAAAACCAAAAATGCAAGAACCTAACATGTATGGAATCAAGTAAACTTTGAATTGACTATTAATTGTAATTGAATGtgaatgaaaataattaagaaaatagttgattataaattttattcaataaaatttcaatttcaaacaaaatcatattgttaagaagtaattatttatttaaggaatagacttaaattaagcaaagtaaataagtttaaatgaaaatttagaaaaataagaaattaaggaaatgaTCAAGAAAAACAACTTATGAtaaaattttctaaaaaaaatagattaaaaTTAATGTTGAGATTCCTCTCAAACCAAAACAATTAGTCAAAATTGTGAGGCTGACAAAAAATGATGGAAgtattataataaaattattatattattaataagtTTGCACTACATAAATATTTTGAATATGTTATGTAAAGGATTGCAATATTTTATGCATGCATCACACTTTATGATCGGGCAAGTTTGGTTTTAGGTTGGGCCGACGACGAAGATAGATATAGATGATTGGCTAATATTGACTAATAAATAGAGATTTTGTGTTGATGAGCGGGTTTGAGGATATCATCTACCCACCTTGGAGATGGGGTGAGTTTACATTTATTGGATTTGAATACACTCACTAAATCCTAACCATGTATATATGTcactttttaaataattttatcaACACAATCAATTTTAATACCCCGTAATAACCTTATGTTAATATATTCAAAAGTTAGctgaaaaataaagtaaattatCTACCGAATATAGGGATGTAGATTGTTTGCGGGGCGGGTTCTTTTGGAGATCCTCCCGCGGATTCATCTCATGGCCGAGCAGAG
This genomic stretch from Spinacia oleracea cultivar Varoflay chromosome 3, BTI_SOV_V1, whole genome shotgun sequence harbors:
- the LOC110783521 gene encoding probable NOT transcription complex subunit VIP2 isoform X2, whose amino-acid sequence is MDGSASNVPDRTGRSFPSPYSVQSGADSLGFHHTGTPQGLHNMQGSYNVPNMSGTHLPRNSTINVVPSGSMQQSTGNFLTGRVGSNNIPSVFSQISHGSSHGHSGVTNREGINHIRSPAYNSSTIAAGASIPVVLPTYGSIGNRGAVSGIGVSPLLGNAGSQITTSMGNAGSQITTSMGNVAGSGSGYIGRSSGGTLSMHGLASLVNVSSNSGYGSLGLQGSNRVMSSGLQQQASPHVISMRGNSYASGGGPLSQGHVQAVNNLSSMATLDDVNSNNNSPSDVDNSSVGARGQIGSMGKQAIGVPTSQQNNEFKIQDEDFPALPGHKGGGAYASPRPHQQQQQQQQQQPQHMPSVSGSNDPYSLSALFKRAKSKDPDVLATGIDLTSLGLNVNSSEPLHKTFGSPFSDKPVEPDPEFVTPESYCLESTLSVNHKNVTKFRKEVLFYIFYSMPKDEAQLYAANELCRRGWHYHKDLKLWILRFPTMEPLVKNQVYEIGCYLLFDPIEWETRTEDKFVLKYDLIEKRPTLPQH
- the LOC110783521 gene encoding probable NOT transcription complex subunit VIP2 isoform X3 — encoded protein: MILSPSKFQASMDGSASNVPDRTGRSFPSPYSVQSGADSLGFHHTGTPQGLHNMQGSYNVPNMSGTHLPRNSTINVVPSGSMQQSTGNFLTGRVGSNNIPSVFSQISHGSSHGHSGVTNREGIGVSPLLGNAGSQITTSMGNAGSQITTSMGNVAGSGSGYIGRSSGGTLSMHGLASLVNVSSNSGYGSLGLQGSNRVMSSGLQQQASPHVISMRGNSYASGGGPLSQGHVQAVNNLSSMATLDDVNSNNNSPSDVDNSSVGARGQIGSMGKQAIGVPTSQQNNEFKIQDEDFPALPGHKGGGAYASPRPHQQQQQQQQQQPQHMPSVSGSNDPYSLSALFKRAKSKDPDVLATGIDLTSLGLNVNSSEPLHKTFGSPFSDKPVEPDPEFVTPESYCLESTLSVNHKNVTKFRKEVLFYIFYSMPKDEAQLYAANELCRRGWHYHKDLKLWILRFPTMEPLVKNQVYEIGCYLLFDPIEWETRTEDKFVLKYDLIEKRPTLPQH
- the LOC110783521 gene encoding probable NOT transcription complex subunit VIP2 isoform X4, translated to MILSPSKFQASMDGSASNVPDRTGRSFPSPYSVQSGADSLGFHHTGTPQGLHNMQGSYNVPNMSGTHLPRNSTINVVPSGSMQQSTGNFLTGRVGSNNIPSVFSQISHGSSHGHSGVTNREGINHIRSPAYNSSTIAAGASIPVVLPTYGSIGNRGAVSGIGVSPLLGNAGSQITTSMGNAGSQITTSMGNVAGSGSGYIGRSSGGTLSMHGLASLVNVSSNSGYGSLGLQGSNRVMSSGLQQQASPHVISMRGNSYASGGGPLSQGHVQAVNNLSSMATLDDVNSNNNSPSDVDNSSVGARGQIGSMGKQAIGVPTSQQNNEFKIQDEDFPALPGHKGGGAYASPRPHQQQQQQQQQQPQHMPSVSGSNDPYSLSALFKRAKSKDPDVLATGIDLTSLGLNHKNVTKFRKEVLFYIFYSMPKDEAQLYAANELCRRGWHYHKDLKLWILRFPTMEPLVKNQVYEIGCYLLFDPIEWETRTEDKFVLKYDLIEKRPTLPQH
- the LOC110783521 gene encoding probable NOT transcription complex subunit VIP2 isoform X1, with protein sequence MILSPSKFQASMDGSASNVPDRTGRSFPSPYSVQSGADSLGFHHTGTPQGLHNMQGSYNVPNMSGTHLPRNSTINVVPSGSMQQSTGNFLTGRVGSNNIPSVFSQISHGSSHGHSGVTNREGINHIRSPAYNSSTIAAGASIPVVLPTYGSIGNRGAVSGIGVSPLLGNAGSQITTSMGNAGSQITTSMGNVAGSGSGYIGRSSGGTLSMHGLASLVNVSSNSGYGSLGLQGSNRVMSSGLQQQASPHVISMRGNSYASGGGPLSQGHVQAVNNLSSMATLDDVNSNNNSPSDVDNSSVGARGQIGSMGKQAIGVPTSQQNNEFKIQDEDFPALPGHKGGGAYASPRPHQQQQQQQQQQPQHMPSVSGSNDPYSLSALFKRAKSKDPDVLATGIDLTSLGLNVNSSEPLHKTFGSPFSDKPVEPDPEFVTPESYCLESTLSVNHKNVTKFRKEVLFYIFYSMPKDEAQLYAANELCRRGWHYHKDLKLWILRFPTMEPLVKNQVYEIGCYLLFDPIEWETRTEDKFVLKYDLIEKRPTLPQH